A genome region from Streptomyces sp. S4.7 includes the following:
- the snpA gene encoding snapalysin: protein MRYPKTAVSAICGISLAFATALTAAPVAAAAPTSDAPTTSYAAYEGSAADTAATKAFYQAVMKSVAEKRAANPGALAVTVVYDASGAPSFAGQIASSTQIWNSAVSNVQLQQGSNADFTYEEGNDPRGSYASTDGHGRGYIFLDYAQNQQYDSLRVTAHETGHVLGLPDNYTAPCSKLMSGGGPGPSCTNSQPDAAERSEVNSLWANGFTAALAKAS from the coding sequence ATGAGATACCCCAAGACGGCCGTCTCCGCGATCTGCGGAATCTCGCTCGCCTTCGCGACCGCTCTCACCGCCGCCCCCGTCGCCGCCGCTGCCCCCACCAGCGACGCGCCCACCACCTCGTACGCCGCGTACGAGGGCTCTGCGGCGGACACGGCCGCGACCAAGGCCTTCTACCAGGCCGTCATGAAGTCGGTCGCCGAGAAGCGTGCCGCCAACCCCGGCGCGCTCGCGGTCACCGTCGTCTACGACGCCTCCGGCGCACCGTCGTTCGCCGGGCAGATAGCCAGCAGCACCCAGATCTGGAACAGCGCGGTCTCCAACGTGCAGCTCCAGCAGGGCAGCAACGCCGACTTCACCTACGAAGAGGGCAACGACCCGCGTGGCTCGTACGCGAGCACCGACGGGCACGGCCGTGGCTACATCTTCCTGGACTACGCGCAGAACCAGCAGTACGACTCCCTGCGCGTGACCGCCCACGAGACCGGGCACGTGCTCGGCCTGCCGGACAACTACACGGCCCCGTGCAGCAAGCTGATGTCGGGCGGCGGCCCCGGCCCGTCCTGCACCAACTCGCAGCCGGACGCGGCTGAGCGCAGCGAGGTCAACAGCCTCTGGGCGAACGGCTTCACGGCCGCGCTGGCCAAGGCATCTTGA
- a CDS encoding LysR family transcriptional regulator: MELEVRHLRALCAIADAGSLHKAARQLGMSQPSLTTQLRRIENSLGAELFSRERTGCRPTLLGHSVLSRARPLIAGMAVLVSEARAAADRSAGPRLRIGSTASRALAGWLRRLRERLPGTDISLQMDVSANALLREVAGGGLDVAFVHEVEGCQLRVPPGLDRRVLVEREPQFISLARDHPAAGRPVVELADLASDRWMIDPTVDGEWDGLRRVLSDAGLNPPVLHGDYLTASSLIAVGEAIAPCQPTSVPREDMVVRPLRDDPLGVRLLLFSRPGAYEGAGIASSGTSPDADRAGDGDGDGPGGAEVYADLEAAYREAALQAGVYRQWLTRNKSPLLHAPAA; this comes from the coding sequence ATGGAGCTGGAGGTCAGGCATCTGCGCGCGCTGTGCGCCATAGCCGACGCGGGAAGTCTGCACAAAGCGGCCCGGCAGCTCGGTATGAGCCAGCCGTCCCTGACGACGCAGCTGCGACGGATCGAGAACTCGCTGGGCGCCGAGCTGTTCTCCCGTGAACGCACCGGCTGCCGGCCCACCCTGCTCGGTCACTCCGTGCTCAGCCGGGCGCGTCCGCTGATCGCGGGGATGGCCGTGCTCGTCAGCGAGGCACGGGCGGCGGCCGACCGGTCCGCCGGGCCCCGGTTGCGGATCGGCTCGACGGCGAGCCGCGCGCTCGCGGGCTGGCTGCGCAGGCTGCGCGAGCGGCTGCCGGGCACGGACATCTCGCTCCAGATGGACGTCTCGGCGAACGCGCTGCTGCGGGAGGTGGCCGGGGGCGGGCTGGACGTGGCGTTCGTGCACGAGGTCGAGGGCTGCCAGCTGCGCGTGCCGCCGGGGCTCGACCGGCGCGTACTGGTCGAACGGGAGCCGCAGTTCATCTCGCTGGCCCGGGACCATCCGGCGGCCGGCCGGCCGGTCGTCGAGCTGGCCGATCTGGCGAGCGACCGGTGGATGATCGACCCGACCGTGGACGGCGAATGGGACGGCCTGCGCCGCGTACTGAGCGATGCCGGGCTCAACCCGCCCGTTCTGCACGGGGATTACCTCACCGCCTCGTCGCTGATCGCCGTGGGCGAGGCCATAGCGCCCTGCCAGCCCACCTCGGTCCCGCGCGAGGACATGGTGGTGCGTCCGCTGCGCGACGACCCGCTGGGGGTGCGGCTGCTGCTGTTCTCGCGGCCGGGAGCGTACGAGGGCGCGGGCATCGCGAGTTCGGGTACGAGCCCGGACGCGGACCGCGCCGGTGACGGTGACGGTGACGGTCCCGGCGGCGCCGAGGTCTACGCGGACCTGGAGGCGGCCTACCGAGAGGCGGCGTTGCAGGCCGGCGTGTACCGCCAGTGGCTGACGCGCAACAAGAGCCCCCTGCTGCACGCGCCCGCTGCCTGA
- a CDS encoding helix-turn-helix domain-containing protein, with protein sequence MSPPVPTGDELVRVLATLSNPHRLRVVAALAGGRNYVSRLARELDISRALLQVHLKKLEAAGLVTSRLELSEDGKAMKFYEVNAFAVVLTPQDIVTAVQTLSSQSSQSSRSSRSSQKDERDEKGAT encoded by the coding sequence ATGAGCCCACCCGTGCCCACGGGCGACGAACTGGTGCGCGTACTGGCGACGTTGTCCAACCCCCACCGGCTGCGCGTCGTCGCGGCGCTCGCCGGGGGACGGAACTACGTGAGCCGGCTGGCCAGGGAGCTGGACATCAGCAGGGCGCTGCTCCAGGTCCATCTCAAGAAGCTCGAAGCCGCCGGTCTGGTGACCTCGCGGCTGGAGCTGTCGGAGGACGGGAAGGCCATGAAGTTCTACGAGGTGAACGCGTTCGCGGTCGTTCTGACGCCGCAGGACATCGTCACCGCCGTGCAGACGCTGAGCAGTCAGAGCAGTCAGAGCAGTCGGAGCAGTCGGAGCAGTCAGAAGGACGAGAGAGACGAGAAGGGGGCCACTTGA
- a CDS encoding MMPL family transporter, which translates to MLRRIKSERAGLVESVAGWSARNRTAAIAAWLLLVVIAVMSGSLFPGEEARATDPGEAGRGQRMVSAQDAGDSIRENVMIRAGAGAAPATRRAATKDLVAALRAVPDAVRDVGSPLGAHGGRWVSGDGMADLVTFEIAGPDAEFGAHRQAADAAVEKVTRQHPGARVDQAGDSSLASAVDDVIKSDMRRAETTSLPLTVVILLVVFGSLAAAGIPLLLSATAVAAAFGLLDTLGRWVPFNSAASAIVLLIGMAVGIDYSLFHLRRIREERAAGHPVQEALRIASRTSGHAVLVSGLTVMVCMTGLLFTGVDVFKGLTLGTVLVVALAVLGSVTALPALVAALGDRVDLGRIPWLGRRRTAAGRSRLWTAVAGHVVRRPLLTGGVAALLLAVMALPAFGMHLQDATQIQSLPRGVSAAADAGARMQQVFPGVTTPARVVVSADGPEIRAAADRLHEQAARSDGALREPITMVPVGEVLVIRVPLAGAGTDPRSEQALEFLRERALPATVGAVEGVDRVEVAVAGRTAMPYDFTRQVNARTPLVFAFVLVLAFVLLAVAFRSLALPLVSIALNLLSIGAAYGVLVAVFQGGRLESLLDFNAYGGVVSWLPLFMFIILFGLSMDYHIFILSRIRERWTGSPGGRDASHEAIVGGIAASAGVVTGAAAIMVGVFSVFTTLSSIEYKMLGTGMAVAILIDATVVRGVLLPASLTLLGDRAWTMPGRWGRGGSGSSAGRHEYGASTERAWSRANPTASGKIPRP; encoded by the coding sequence ATGCTGCGCCGAATCAAGTCAGAGCGCGCCGGACTCGTCGAGTCCGTCGCCGGCTGGTCCGCCAGAAACCGTACGGCGGCCATCGCCGCGTGGTTGCTCCTGGTCGTGATCGCCGTCATGTCCGGCTCCCTGTTCCCCGGTGAAGAGGCCAGGGCCACCGACCCCGGTGAGGCGGGCCGGGGCCAGCGGATGGTCTCCGCGCAGGACGCCGGTGACTCGATACGCGAGAACGTGATGATCCGGGCCGGCGCCGGCGCCGCCCCCGCGACCCGGCGCGCCGCCACGAAGGACCTGGTCGCGGCGCTGCGCGCGGTGCCCGACGCCGTACGGGACGTGGGGTCTCCGCTCGGCGCCCACGGCGGGCGCTGGGTGTCCGGGGACGGCATGGCCGACCTCGTGACCTTCGAGATCGCCGGTCCCGACGCCGAGTTCGGCGCCCACAGACAGGCCGCGGACGCCGCAGTGGAGAAGGTGACGCGGCAGCACCCCGGGGCGCGCGTCGACCAGGCCGGCGACTCCAGCCTCGCGTCGGCGGTCGATGACGTGATCAAGAGCGACATGAGGCGCGCCGAGACCACCTCGCTGCCCCTCACCGTCGTGATCCTGCTCGTCGTCTTCGGCTCACTGGCGGCCGCCGGGATCCCTCTGCTGCTGTCGGCGACCGCCGTCGCCGCCGCGTTCGGCCTGCTGGACACGCTCGGCCGGTGGGTGCCCTTCAACAGCGCCGCGTCCGCGATCGTGCTGCTCATCGGCATGGCCGTGGGCATCGACTACTCGCTGTTCCATCTGCGCCGGATCCGCGAGGAGCGCGCGGCGGGGCACCCCGTCCAGGAGGCGCTGCGGATCGCGTCGCGCACCTCCGGCCACGCCGTCCTGGTGTCCGGTCTGACGGTCATGGTGTGCATGACCGGCCTGCTGTTCACAGGCGTCGACGTGTTCAAGGGGCTGACGCTCGGGACCGTCCTGGTGGTCGCTCTGGCGGTGCTCGGATCGGTGACGGCGCTGCCCGCGCTGGTGGCCGCGCTGGGCGACCGCGTCGATTTGGGCAGGATCCCGTGGCTGGGACGGCGGCGTACGGCGGCGGGCCGCTCCCGCCTCTGGACGGCCGTGGCGGGCCACGTCGTACGCCGTCCACTGCTCACCGGCGGCGTCGCGGCGCTCCTCCTCGCGGTCATGGCCCTTCCGGCGTTCGGGATGCACCTCCAGGACGCCACCCAGATCCAGAGCCTGCCGCGCGGCGTCTCGGCCGCCGCGGACGCGGGCGCCCGGATGCAGCAGGTCTTCCCCGGCGTGACCACGCCCGCTCGCGTGGTGGTGTCGGCCGACGGCCCGGAGATACGGGCGGCGGCCGACCGGCTGCACGAGCAGGCCGCGCGGAGCGACGGGGCGCTGCGCGAGCCGATCACGATGGTGCCGGTCGGCGAGGTGCTGGTGATACGGGTGCCGTTGGCGGGGGCCGGTACGGACCCGCGGTCCGAACAGGCCCTGGAGTTCCTGCGGGAGAGGGCGCTGCCCGCGACCGTGGGGGCCGTGGAGGGCGTGGACCGGGTCGAGGTCGCGGTCGCGGGCCGGACCGCCATGCCGTACGACTTCACCCGGCAGGTGAACGCGCGGACGCCGCTGGTCTTCGCCTTCGTTCTCGTCCTGGCCTTCGTCCTGCTGGCCGTCGCCTTCCGCTCGCTCGCCCTGCCGCTGGTGTCGATCGCGCTGAACCTGCTGTCGATCGGCGCGGCGTACGGGGTGCTCGTCGCGGTCTTCCAGGGCGGCCGGCTGGAGTCACTGCTCGACTTCAACGCCTATGGGGGAGTGGTGAGTTGGCTGCCGCTTTTCATGTTCATCATTCTCTTCGGGCTGAGCATGGACTACCACATCTTCATCCTGAGCCGGATCCGCGAGCGGTGGACCGGTTCACCGGGGGGCCGCGACGCCTCGCACGAGGCGATCGTCGGCGGCATCGCCGCCAGCGCGGGTGTCGTGACCGGCGCGGCCGCCATCATGGTCGGCGTCTTCTCGGTCTTCACGACGCTGTCCTCGATCGAGTACAAGATGCTCGGCACGGGGATGGCGGTGGCGATCCTCATCGACGCCACCGTCGTGCGGGGCGTGCTGCTGCCCGCGTCGCTCACGTTGCTGGGGGACCGGGCCTGGACGATGCCGGGGCGGTGGGGCCGGGGCGGGTCGGGGAGCTCGGCCGGCCGTCATGAGTACGGCGCGAGCACGGAACGCGCCTGGTCGCGGGCGAATCCGACGGCGTCGGGGAAGATCCCGAGGCCGTGA
- a CDS encoding TetR/AcrR family transcriptional regulator — protein sequence MTPGARRALDAASRLFYERGIHAVGVDLIAAEAGVTKKTLYDRFGSKEQIVVEYLAGRDERWRAFLDERLAAAPPSPAEHVLAVFAASRDWVAENGSRGCSMVNAHAEIDDPEHPAYAVITGQKAWMLELFTTLAREVTAPGEAIGSEAADRLARTLMLLHEGALVAHGLGIFPDAVGFARDQARSVLAPYS from the coding sequence CTGACCCCCGGCGCGCGCCGCGCCCTGGACGCGGCGTCGCGGCTCTTCTACGAACGCGGCATCCACGCCGTCGGCGTCGACCTCATCGCCGCCGAGGCGGGGGTCACCAAGAAGACGCTCTACGACCGGTTCGGCTCGAAGGAGCAGATCGTCGTCGAGTACCTGGCCGGCCGCGACGAGCGCTGGCGCGCCTTCCTGGACGAGCGGCTGGCCGCCGCTCCCCCGTCACCCGCCGAGCATGTCCTCGCGGTCTTCGCGGCCTCGCGGGACTGGGTGGCCGAGAACGGCTCGCGTGGGTGCAGCATGGTCAACGCCCATGCGGAGATCGACGATCCGGAGCATCCGGCGTACGCGGTCATCACCGGCCAGAAGGCGTGGATGCTGGAGCTGTTCACCACGCTCGCCCGGGAGGTCACGGCGCCGGGCGAGGCCATCGGGTCCGAGGCGGCCGACCGCCTCGCCCGTACGCTCATGCTCCTGCACGAGGGCGCGCTCGTCGCTCACGGCCTCGGGATCTTCCCCGACGCCGTCGGATTCGCCCGCGACCAGGCGCGTTCCGTGCTCGCGCCGTACTCATGA
- a CDS encoding DMT family transporter: MNLLLAVAFVLCWSSGFIGAKLGAGSADAVTVLMWRFLPLALVLGAVAVTRARAAWRGLTARDVLRQCVIGALSQSGYLLTVYYAIQLGVSSGTTALIDGTQPLVAGALAGPLLRSHVSGRQWLGLCLGVTGVLVVTSADAAAAQGVEPWAYGVPFLGMLSLVAATFLESRSRTVVAPSVAMTIHCGTSAVVFTALAAAAGAAVPPAETSFWVAVGWLVVLATFGGYGLYWLVLRRSGVMRVNTLMFLMAPVTAVWGAIMFGEPFGPSTAAGLAVALLAVVVVRGGAARTAPGGNSGDVPARRADNGTWV, encoded by the coding sequence ATGAACCTCCTCCTCGCCGTCGCGTTCGTCCTCTGCTGGAGCTCCGGCTTCATCGGCGCGAAGCTCGGCGCCGGCAGCGCCGACGCCGTCACGGTCCTGATGTGGCGGTTCCTGCCCCTGGCGCTGGTCCTGGGGGCGGTCGCCGTCACCCGCGCCCGCGCCGCCTGGCGCGGGCTGACGGCGCGCGACGTGCTGCGCCAGTGCGTGATCGGCGCGCTGTCCCAGAGCGGCTACCTCCTCACCGTCTACTACGCGATCCAGCTCGGCGTCTCCAGCGGCACCACCGCCCTGATCGACGGGACGCAGCCGCTCGTCGCGGGCGCGCTGGCCGGACCCCTGCTGCGGAGTCACGTCTCCGGGCGCCAGTGGCTGGGCCTGTGCCTGGGGGTGACGGGCGTGCTCGTCGTGACGTCGGCGGACGCGGCGGCCGCGCAGGGCGTCGAGCCGTGGGCGTACGGGGTGCCGTTCCTCGGCATGCTGTCGCTGGTGGCCGCCACCTTCCTGGAGAGCCGCTCCCGCACGGTGGTCGCGCCCTCCGTGGCGATGACGATCCACTGCGGTACGAGCGCCGTCGTCTTCACCGCCCTCGCGGCGGCGGCGGGCGCCGCGGTGCCGCCCGCCGAGACGTCCTTCTGGGTGGCCGTCGGCTGGCTGGTGGTCCTGGCGACGTTCGGCGGATACGGCCTCTACTGGCTGGTCCTGCGCCGCTCCGGGGTGATGCGGGTGAACACCCTGATGTTCCTCATGGCGCCCGTCACGGCGGTCTGGGGAGCGATCATGTTCGGCGAACCCTTCGGCCCGAGCACGGCCGCCGGCCTCGCCGTCGCGCTGCTCGCGGTGGTGGTCGTTCGGGGCGGGGCGGCCCGTACGGCGCCCGGCGGAAACTCCGGTGACGTGCCGGCCCGTCGCGCCGACAATGGCACGTGGGTGTGA
- a CDS encoding RidA family protein, protein MVRRRVVPALFPPPGYAHAAVVETDRRLAFLAGSVPLDKDGTLVGPGDFAAQTEQVLANLETALRAVGSDLDRVVTTDVYVVSSDPADLSRVWDVVHASGLTTGPHTSTLLGVGCLGYTGQLVEITAVAEVAEAEDLALPAG, encoded by the coding sequence ATGGTGCGGCGCAGAGTTGTCCCCGCCCTCTTCCCGCCGCCCGGCTACGCGCACGCGGCGGTCGTCGAGACCGACCGGCGCCTGGCGTTCCTGGCGGGCTCCGTACCGCTCGACAAGGACGGCACACTCGTCGGGCCGGGCGACTTCGCGGCCCAGACCGAACAGGTCCTGGCGAATCTCGAGACCGCGCTGCGCGCCGTCGGCAGCGATCTGGACCGGGTGGTGACCACCGACGTGTACGTGGTGTCGTCGGACCCGGCGGACCTGAGCCGGGTCTGGGACGTCGTCCACGCCTCGGGTCTCACCACCGGGCCGCACACGTCCACACTGCTCGGAGTCGGGTGCCTCGGCTACACCGGGCAACTGGTGGAGATCACGGCGGTGGCCGAGGTCGCCGAAGCCGAGGACCTCGCACTTCCGGCCGGTTGA
- a CDS encoding RNA polymerase sigma factor SigF, with protein sequence MSMSTQFTRTAEPLTGPRVGELPWIEDAGQVAPRDARELSKVFFQQLQVLEEGTHEYQYARNTLIEMNLSLVRFAAQRFRNRDDQLEDIVQVGTIGLIKAIDRFELSREVEFTSFAVPYIVGEIKRFFRDTSWAVHVPRRLQELRIQLARAKDQLAVRLDREPTVRELAEHLKLSEEEIIEGLIAANGYNSDSLDLPADSGTGAPGRSGASVADFVGACDPAMELVEDFHSLAPLLSTLDERERQILELRYGQELTQSQIGERFGVSQMQISRILARTLAKLRDGMLADG encoded by the coding sequence ATGTCCATGTCCACCCAGTTCACGAGAACCGCCGAACCTCTGACGGGGCCACGGGTCGGGGAGCTTCCGTGGATCGAGGACGCGGGTCAGGTCGCGCCCAGGGACGCGCGTGAGTTGTCGAAGGTGTTCTTCCAGCAGTTGCAGGTCCTCGAAGAGGGCACGCACGAGTACCAGTACGCGCGCAACACACTGATCGAGATGAACCTGTCGCTGGTCAGGTTCGCCGCCCAGCGGTTCCGTAACCGGGACGACCAGCTGGAGGACATCGTCCAGGTCGGGACGATCGGTCTGATCAAGGCCATCGACCGGTTCGAGCTGTCGCGCGAGGTGGAGTTCACCTCGTTCGCCGTGCCGTACATCGTCGGTGAGATCAAGCGCTTCTTCCGTGACACCAGTTGGGCCGTGCATGTGCCGCGCCGGCTCCAGGAGTTGCGGATACAGCTCGCGCGGGCCAAGGACCAGCTCGCCGTGCGGCTCGACCGGGAGCCGACGGTGAGGGAGTTGGCCGAGCATCTGAAGCTGAGCGAGGAGGAGATCATCGAAGGGCTGATCGCCGCCAACGGGTACAACTCCGACTCGCTCGACCTGCCCGCCGATTCCGGCACGGGCGCCCCCGGCAGGAGCGGTGCGTCCGTCGCCGACTTCGTCGGCGCGTGCGACCCCGCCATGGAGCTGGTCGAGGACTTCCACAGCCTGGCGCCGCTGTTGAGCACACTGGACGAGCGGGAGCGCCAGATCCTTGAGCTGCGCTACGGGCAGGAACTGACCCAGTCCCAGATCGGCGAGCGCTTCGGCGTCTCGCAGATGCAGATCTCCAGAATCCTGGCCCGGACCCTGGCCAAGCTCCGGGACGGCATGCTCGCCGACGGCTGA
- the sodN gene encoding superoxide dismutase, Ni: MLSRLFAPKVKVSAHCDLPCGVYDPAQARIEAESVKAVQEKMAGNDDAHFQARATVIKEQRAELAKHHVSVLWSDYFKPPHFEKYPELHQLVNDALKALSAAKGSTDPATGQKALDYIAQIDKIFWETKKA; the protein is encoded by the coding sequence ATGCTTTCCCGCCTGTTTGCACCCAAGGTGAAGGTCAGCGCTCACTGCGACCTCCCCTGCGGCGTGTACGACCCCGCCCAGGCCCGCATCGAAGCCGAGTCGGTCAAGGCCGTCCAGGAAAAGATGGCGGGCAACGACGACGCGCACTTCCAGGCCCGCGCCACGGTCATCAAGGAACAGCGCGCCGAACTCGCCAAGCACCATGTCTCGGTGCTGTGGAGCGACTACTTCAAGCCCCCGCACTTCGAGAAGTACCCGGAGCTGCACCAGCTGGTCAACGACGCCCTGAAGGCGCTGTCGGCCGCGAAGGGCTCGACGGACCCGGCGACGGGCCAGAAGGCCCTGGACTACATCGCCCAGATCGACAAGATCTTCTGGGAGACCAAGAAGGCCTGA
- the sodX gene encoding nickel-type superoxide dismutase maturation protease, with protein MTEHGREPRALLGIAEVSGPSMYPTLKQGDQLLVHYHAPVRVGDIAVLKHPLQQDLLIVKRLVERRDGGWWVLGDNPGAEGDSRVFGAVPGELLLGRVRARYRPRAEDQRSVAGAFAWAFSALRPVLSDRSVSRRLRAR; from the coding sequence ATGACGGAGCACGGGCGCGAGCCGAGAGCGCTGTTGGGGATCGCGGAGGTGTCGGGACCGTCCATGTATCCCACCCTGAAACAAGGGGACCAACTGCTGGTGCACTACCACGCACCCGTGAGGGTCGGGGACATCGCCGTACTGAAACATCCGCTCCAGCAGGATCTGCTCATCGTGAAGCGGCTGGTCGAGCGACGCGACGGCGGATGGTGGGTGCTCGGGGACAATCCGGGCGCCGAGGGGGACAGCCGGGTGTTCGGGGCCGTCCCCGGCGAACTGCTGCTCGGCCGGGTGCGGGCCCGTTACCGGCCGCGCGCCGAGGATCAGCGGTCGGTGGCCGGCGCGTTCGCGTGGGCCTTCTCCGCGCTGCGGCCCGTGCTGTCCGACCGCTCCGTCTCCAGGCGTTTGCGGGCCCGGTAG
- a CDS encoding CGNR zinc finger domain-containing protein, whose amino-acid sequence MELASYSDYAVRLVNTEEPARGTDTLTSVEAVRALFGASTQASRRATDADVTRFRSVRGRLRAIFAAADGDEATHAVDLLNSLLLEFPVSPQISGHDFLDDEGRPRWHMHLAEHSSNATSGFAAIAAMGLAFHLTEYGVDRLGLCQAAPCRNAYLDTSTNRSRRYCSDRCATRANVAAYRARKRLETERSDSTGRSAEKAHANAPATDR is encoded by the coding sequence GTGGAACTGGCCTCTTACTCGGACTACGCCGTACGCCTGGTCAACACCGAGGAACCGGCCCGCGGTACGGACACCCTGACCTCGGTCGAAGCGGTCCGCGCCCTCTTCGGCGCCTCCACCCAGGCGTCGCGCCGCGCGACCGACGCGGACGTCACCCGCTTCCGTTCCGTACGGGGACGGCTGCGCGCGATCTTCGCGGCGGCCGACGGGGACGAGGCCACGCACGCGGTCGACCTGCTCAATTCGCTGCTGCTGGAGTTCCCCGTCAGCCCGCAGATCTCGGGCCACGACTTCCTCGACGACGAGGGGCGTCCTCGCTGGCACATGCATCTGGCCGAGCACTCGTCGAACGCGACCTCCGGGTTCGCGGCGATCGCCGCGATGGGCCTGGCGTTCCATCTGACGGAGTACGGGGTGGACCGGCTCGGCCTGTGCCAGGCCGCGCCCTGCCGCAACGCCTACCTCGACACGTCGACCAACCGCTCGCGCCGCTACTGTTCGGACCGCTGCGCGACACGCGCCAACGTCGCCGCCTACCGGGCCCGCAAACGCCTGGAGACGGAGCGGTCGGACAGCACGGGCCGCAGCGCGGAGAAGGCCCACGCGAACGCGCCGGCCACCGACCGCTGA
- a CDS encoding class I SAM-dependent methyltransferase, translating to MPDREERFRVMLDMVEALVGPEPRVLDLACGTGSITDRLFHRFPAATSTGVDLDPALLAVAGGYFADDTRLTLVRADLKDPDWTAKLPYESYDAVLTATALHWLHSEPLAVLYGQIAGLVRPGGVFMNADHMTDEGTPRINAAERAHRHREMDRAKAEGAVDWADWWDLAAKDPELAGPTAERFAIYGEHADGDTPSVAWHAKTLIDAGFGEARPVWSSPSDSLMLALK from the coding sequence ATGCCCGACCGCGAGGAGCGCTTCCGGGTGATGCTCGACATGGTCGAGGCCCTGGTGGGACCCGAACCGAGGGTGCTCGACCTCGCCTGCGGCACGGGCAGCATCACCGACCGGCTCTTCCACCGCTTCCCGGCGGCCACCAGCACCGGCGTCGACCTCGACCCCGCGCTGCTCGCCGTCGCGGGCGGCTACTTCGCCGACGACACGCGCCTGACCCTGGTGCGGGCCGACCTCAAGGACCCCGACTGGACGGCGAAGCTGCCGTACGAGTCGTACGACGCCGTCCTCACCGCCACCGCGCTGCACTGGCTGCACAGCGAACCGCTGGCCGTGCTGTACGGGCAGATCGCCGGCCTCGTCAGGCCCGGCGGCGTCTTCATGAACGCCGACCACATGACGGACGAGGGCACGCCCCGCATCAACGCCGCCGAACGCGCGCACCGGCACCGGGAGATGGACCGCGCCAAGGCGGAGGGCGCCGTCGACTGGGCCGACTGGTGGGACCTCGCCGCCAAGGACCCGGAGCTCGCGGGGCCGACCGCCGAGCGGTTCGCGATCTACGGCGAGCACGCGGACGGCGACACCCCCTCCGTCGCCTGGCACGCGAAGACCCTGATCGACGCGGGCTTCGGCGAGGCGCGCCCGGTCTGGTCCTCGCCGTCGGACTCGCTGATGCTCGCCCTGAAGTAG
- a CDS encoding amino acid ABC transporter ATP-binding protein, which translates to MTAIAKTTDGANGANAMVKAEAVHKSFGAAHVLKGIDLEVAPREVFCLIGPSGSGKSTFLRCINHLEQVNAGRLYVDGELVGYRQRGDKLYELRDSEVALKRRDIGMVFQRFNLFPHMTAVENIMEAPMQVRREPKAVARERAMGLLDRVGLADKANGYPSQLSGGQQQRVAIARALAMEPKLMLFDEPTSALDPELVGDVLDVMRGLAEDGMTMIVVTHEMGFAREVGDALVFMDDGMVVESGHPREVLTNPQHERTKSFLSKVL; encoded by the coding sequence ATGACCGCCATCGCGAAGACGACGGACGGTGCGAACGGCGCGAACGCGATGGTGAAGGCCGAGGCCGTACACAAGTCGTTCGGCGCCGCGCACGTACTCAAGGGCATCGACCTGGAGGTCGCGCCGCGCGAGGTCTTCTGTCTGATCGGGCCCTCCGGGTCCGGCAAGTCGACCTTCCTGCGGTGCATCAACCATCTGGAGCAGGTCAACGCCGGGCGGCTGTACGTCGACGGCGAGCTGGTCGGCTACCGCCAGAGGGGCGACAAGCTCTACGAGCTGCGGGACTCCGAAGTGGCCCTGAAGCGCCGGGACATCGGCATGGTCTTCCAGCGCTTCAACCTCTTCCCGCACATGACGGCCGTCGAGAACATCATGGAGGCACCGATGCAGGTGCGCCGTGAGCCGAAGGCCGTCGCCAGGGAACGGGCTATGGGGCTCCTGGACCGGGTGGGGCTCGCGGACAAGGCCAACGGCTATCCGTCCCAGCTCTCCGGCGGACAGCAGCAGCGGGTGGCGATCGCCCGCGCGCTGGCGATGGAGCCGAAGCTGATGCTCTTCGACGAGCCGACGTCGGCGCTCGACCCGGAGCTGGTGGGCGATGTCCTGGACGTGATGCGCGGTCTCGCCGAGGACGGCATGACGATGATCGTCGTGACGCACGAGATGGGCTTCGCGCGCGAGGTCGGCGACGCGCTGGTGTTCATGGACGACGGGATGGTCGTGGAGTCGGGCCATCCGCGCGAGGTCCTGACGAATCCGCAGCACGAGCGGACGAAGTCGTTCCTGTCGAAGGTTCTGTAG